A region from the Halobellus litoreus genome encodes:
- a CDS encoding DUF420 domain-containing protein: MELRARERVPELTAVLSVASLAAVFAAVGGVVPASLLPAAPDSFLDAIPHVNAVLSTAALVTIALGVRYIRRDDVRRHRAMMLTTLSLFVAFLVLYLYRISLEGTAAFPGPDAVYQFVYLPTLAIHVFLAIVCIPLLYYVLLLALTRPVAELYETPHRRVGRVAAALWFVSFALGDVVYLLLYVVY, from the coding sequence ATGGAACTGCGCGCGCGAGAACGCGTCCCCGAACTCACAGCGGTGCTCTCCGTCGCCTCGCTCGCGGCCGTGTTCGCGGCCGTCGGCGGCGTCGTCCCCGCGTCGCTGCTCCCAGCCGCCCCCGATTCCTTCCTCGACGCGATCCCTCACGTCAACGCCGTGTTGAGCACGGCGGCCCTCGTGACGATCGCCCTCGGCGTCCGGTACATCCGTCGGGACGACGTCCGCCGCCACCGGGCGATGATGCTCACGACCCTCTCGCTGTTCGTCGCCTTCCTCGTCCTCTATCTCTACCGCATCTCTCTGGAGGGGACCGCGGCGTTCCCCGGCCCCGACGCCGTCTACCAGTTCGTCTATCTGCCCACACTCGCGATTCACGTCTTCCTCGCGATCGTCTGCATCCCGCTCTTATACTACGTGCTGCTGCTGGCGCTCACGCGTCCGGTCGCGGAGCTGTACGAGACGCCGCACCGACGCGTCGGGCGGGTCGCCGCCGCGCTGTGGTTCGTCTCCTTCGCCCTCGGGGACGTGGTCTACCTGCTGCTGTACGTCGTGTACTGA
- a CDS encoding bifunctional methylenetetrahydrofolate dehydrogenase/methenyltetrahydrofolate cyclohydrolase: MTEIIDGNAVAEDIRNGLLDSIESLTDAGTTPCLATVLMNDDPASETYVSMKHKDCEEVGIATRDIELDPDTPAEELFDTIDELNADPEVHGILVQMPLPDHVDEREVLRSIDPAKDVDGFHPENVGRLVAGNARYKPCTPHGVQKLLAAADVETEGAEAVVVGRSNIVGKPMANLLIQKDEGGNATTTVCHSRTEDLAEKTRAADIVIAAAGVPEMITGEMISEGTVVIDVGINRVETDEGSELVGDVDYDSAKEKASAITPVPGGVGPMTRAMLLWNTVKSAGDVAGIDVDLP, encoded by the coding sequence ATGACCGAGATCATCGACGGCAACGCCGTCGCCGAAGACATCCGGAACGGGCTCCTCGACAGTATCGAATCGCTGACCGACGCGGGGACGACGCCGTGTCTCGCGACCGTGCTGATGAACGACGACCCCGCCAGCGAGACGTACGTCTCGATGAAACACAAAGACTGCGAAGAGGTCGGCATCGCCACCCGCGACATCGAACTCGATCCCGACACGCCTGCCGAGGAACTGTTCGACACCATCGACGAGCTGAACGCCGACCCCGAGGTCCACGGCATCCTCGTGCAGATGCCGCTCCCGGACCACGTCGACGAGCGCGAGGTCCTGCGCAGCATCGACCCCGCGAAGGACGTCGACGGCTTCCACCCCGAAAACGTCGGCCGTCTCGTCGCCGGGAACGCTCGGTACAAACCGTGTACGCCGCACGGCGTTCAGAAGCTCCTCGCCGCCGCCGACGTCGAGACCGAGGGCGCAGAGGCCGTCGTCGTCGGCCGGTCGAACATCGTGGGCAAGCCGATGGCGAACCTCCTCATCCAGAAGGACGAGGGCGGCAACGCGACGACTACGGTCTGTCACTCCCGGACGGAAGACCTCGCGGAGAAGACGCGCGCGGCCGACATCGTCATCGCCGCCGCGGGCGTCCCCGAGATGATCACCGGCGAGATGATCTCGGAGGGGACCGTCGTGATCGACGTCGGCATCAACCGCGTCGAGACCGACGAGGGGTCCGAACTCGTCGGCGACGTCGACTACGACAGTGCGAAGGAGAAAGCGAGCGCGATCACGCCCGTCCCGGGCGGCGTCGGGCCGATGACCCGGGCGATGCTCCTGTGGAACACGGTCAAGTCCGCCGGCGACGTCGCGGGCATCGACGTCGACCTCCCGTAA
- a CDS encoding alanyl-tRNA editing protein — MQTRAPAEPEVREFSAEVVGIDDRTVTLDETYFYAESGGQPADRGTLGDARVVDVQTGEEGVRHVLASAPDFDVGDTVTGVVDDDFRTYCMRAHTASHVLYGAGRRLLDDLGYGGFDISDEKVRVDFTTSTDIDDETLVELERLTNRTVWDSRDVSWEEVPTEEATAREDVAFNTKTEEGVMNDADTVRIVDIEGWDVAACGGTHVSNTREIGPVTVLDRSNPGEGLTRVEFAVGPTGIDRGAERHRALRETAAALETNVDDLAETAATIRSERDDLAERVRELERAAVSDAIGGFETVTKDGTPWRIGVLDGVDPNDAGEAAKDAAGGSEVVAAVGGEERPYLVVAAGADSDVHAGSVVDAVTDTYGGGGGGGPPFAQGGGLDADPEDVLDAVREWESEG, encoded by the coding sequence ATGCAGACACGCGCCCCCGCGGAACCGGAAGTCCGGGAGTTCTCGGCCGAGGTCGTCGGTATCGACGATCGGACGGTGACGCTCGACGAAACGTACTTCTACGCCGAGAGCGGCGGTCAGCCGGCCGACCGCGGAACGCTCGGCGACGCGCGCGTCGTCGACGTGCAGACGGGCGAAGAGGGTGTTCGACACGTCCTCGCGTCGGCCCCTGATTTCGACGTCGGCGACACGGTGACCGGCGTCGTCGACGACGACTTCCGAACGTACTGTATGCGTGCGCATACGGCGAGCCACGTGCTCTACGGAGCGGGACGGCGGCTCCTCGACGACCTCGGCTACGGCGGGTTTGACATCTCCGACGAGAAGGTCCGGGTCGACTTCACCACCTCGACGGACATCGACGACGAGACCCTCGTGGAACTGGAGCGGCTGACGAACCGCACGGTGTGGGATTCACGGGACGTCTCCTGGGAGGAGGTTCCGACCGAGGAAGCGACCGCTCGCGAGGACGTCGCGTTCAACACCAAGACCGAAGAGGGCGTGATGAACGACGCCGACACGGTTCGGATCGTCGACATCGAGGGGTGGGACGTCGCCGCCTGCGGCGGCACGCACGTCTCGAACACCCGCGAGATCGGTCCGGTCACGGTCCTCGACCGCTCGAATCCCGGTGAGGGTCTGACGCGCGTCGAGTTCGCTGTCGGCCCGACGGGAATCGATCGGGGAGCCGAACGTCACCGAGCGCTGCGCGAGACGGCGGCCGCGCTGGAGACGAACGTCGACGACCTCGCGGAGACGGCCGCGACGATCCGGAGCGAACGCGACGACCTCGCCGAACGCGTCCGCGAGCTCGAACGCGCCGCCGTCTCGGACGCCATCGGCGGCTTCGAGACGGTCACCAAAGACGGCACGCCGTGGCGGATCGGCGTTCTCGACGGCGTCGACCCGAACGACGCCGGCGAGGCGGCGAAAGACGCCGCCGGCGGTTCGGAGGTCGTCGCCGCCGTGGGCGGCGAGGAACGACCGTACCTCGTCGTCGCTGCGGGGGCTGACAGCGACGTCCACGCCGGTTCGGTGGTCGACGCCGTCACCGACACCTACGGCGGCGGCGGCGGCGGCGGCCCGCCGTTCGCGCAGGGCGGCGGTCTGGATGCCGATCCCGAGGACGTCCTCGATGCCGTGCGCGAGTGGGAATCCGAGGGGTGA
- the glyA gene encoding serine hydroxymethyltransferase, translating into MDDSHVRDVDPAVADALSGEVARQQNTLAMIASENHASEAVLEAQGSALTNKYAEGYPGERYYAGCEYADEVEELAIERAKELWGAEHVNVQPHSGSQANMGVYLAMLDPGDKILSLDLTHGGHLSHGHPANFAGQTYEVEQYEVDADTGYVDYEGLADIAHEFDPDIIVSGYSAYPREVEWERIQETADAVDAYHLADIAHITGLVAAGVHSSPVGVADFVTGSTHKTIRAGRGGIIMCDEEYAGAIDKAVFPGAQGGPLMHNIAGKAVGFGEALSAEFDAYAEQTVANAQALADQLQENGLSLVSGGTDNHLVLVDLRPSHPETTGKDVEAALDAAGIVMNANTVPGETRSAFDPSGIRLGTPAITTRGFTETTCREVADLITRIVDDYDDEAVIEDVAARVDELTDEHPLYE; encoded by the coding sequence ATGGACGACAGCCACGTCCGCGACGTCGATCCCGCCGTCGCAGACGCTCTCTCCGGCGAGGTAGCGCGGCAGCAGAACACGCTGGCGATGATCGCGAGCGAGAACCACGCGAGCGAGGCGGTCCTCGAAGCGCAGGGAAGCGCGCTGACGAACAAGTACGCTGAGGGCTACCCGGGCGAGCGGTACTACGCGGGCTGTGAGTACGCCGACGAGGTCGAGGAGTTGGCCATCGAACGGGCGAAAGAGCTGTGGGGGGCCGAGCACGTGAACGTCCAACCCCACTCGGGCTCGCAGGCGAATATGGGCGTGTATCTCGCGATGCTCGATCCCGGCGACAAAATCCTCTCGCTGGATCTGACCCACGGGGGGCACCTGAGCCACGGCCACCCCGCGAACTTCGCGGGCCAGACCTACGAGGTCGAGCAGTACGAGGTCGACGCCGACACCGGCTACGTCGACTACGAGGGCCTCGCCGACATCGCTCACGAGTTCGATCCGGACATCATCGTCTCGGGGTACTCCGCATACCCCCGCGAGGTCGAGTGGGAGCGCATTCAGGAGACCGCCGACGCCGTCGACGCGTACCACCTGGCGGACATCGCCCACATCACGGGCCTCGTCGCCGCCGGCGTGCACTCCTCGCCGGTCGGCGTGGCGGACTTCGTGACGGGCTCGACGCACAAGACGATCCGGGCGGGACGCGGCGGGATCATTATGTGCGACGAGGAGTACGCCGGCGCGATCGACAAGGCGGTCTTCCCCGGCGCGCAGGGCGGCCCGTTGATGCACAACATCGCGGGCAAGGCCGTCGGCTTCGGCGAGGCCCTCTCCGCGGAGTTCGACGCCTACGCCGAACAGACCGTCGCGAACGCCCAAGCGCTGGCCGATCAGCTCCAGGAGAACGGGCTGAGCCTGGTATCGGGCGGGACCGACAACCACCTCGTGCTAGTCGATCTCCGGCCCTCGCATCCGGAGACGACGGGCAAAGACGTCGAAGCGGCGCTCGACGCGGCGGGGATCGTGATGAACGCGAACACCGTTCCGGGCGAGACCCGCTCGGCGTTCGATCCCAGCGGGATCAGGCTGGGCACGCCCGCGATCACCACGCGCGGGTTCACCGAGACGACCTGCCGGGAGGTCGCAGACCTGATCACGAGAATCGTCGACGACTACGACGACGAGGCCGTCATCGAGGATGTCGCGGCGCGCGTCGACGAACTGACTGACGAGCACCCGCTGTACGAGTAA
- a CDS encoding helix-turn-helix domain-containing protein, with the protein MTKYSTGSGGGGGDGDSCELCGRSTGNLRRANVAGAELLVCADCAPHDDSQKRSAGSSDSGSDGHEGETPRRKRAAQQQARMYDQTRGDASHWEEGTDYEEDRLPYLVTGYGERAESARQEAGLTVEELAAELDVAEADVDAVEQGRATRAGVGGSVVRALEERLDVELVDE; encoded by the coding sequence ATGACCAAGTACTCCACCGGCAGCGGCGGGGGCGGTGGCGACGGCGACAGCTGTGAACTCTGCGGTCGCTCGACCGGTAACCTCCGCCGAGCGAACGTCGCGGGCGCGGAACTGCTCGTGTGCGCGGACTGTGCACCGCACGACGACTCCCAGAAGCGAAGCGCCGGCTCCTCTGATTCGGGGTCCGACGGCCACGAGGGGGAGACGCCGCGACGGAAACGAGCGGCCCAGCAACAGGCGCGGATGTACGACCAGACCAGGGGCGACGCCTCCCACTGGGAGGAGGGGACCGACTACGAGGAGGATCGACTACCGTATCTCGTGACCGGGTACGGTGAGCGGGCGGAGTCAGCCCGCCAGGAGGCGGGACTGACGGTCGAGGAGTTGGCGGCGGAACTGGACGTTGCAGAGGCCGACGTCGACGCGGTCGAACAGGGACGGGCGACGCGCGCCGGCGTCGGCGGCTCCGTCGTCCGCGCGCTCGAAGAACGCCTCGACGTCGAACTGGTCGACGAGTAG
- the tbsP gene encoding transcriptional regulator TbsP: protein MSSSSNVLGTTVEDVVASALQPVSDTVYVIAPSRDVVEAFIDFGADADGSPRVRILSEESLLKDVLSDFLVASNAAALVDDGVLDLRVTDDRFENTLLVTESSVVAVVAAGDHVAGLTTDDAAFVRSANETYTDSFEASEPFALRTPSISAVRDSLESEFGADVRADFDAVLESLRDADGKETTLDEVTVSLLVAAKHDVLLYDISKWGEDVGVASKATFSRTKTELEDIGLIETEKVPIDVGRPRLRLRLGDDRLVEADVDQLAAVARDILE from the coding sequence ATGTCCTCCAGTTCGAACGTGCTCGGCACCACCGTCGAGGACGTCGTCGCTTCGGCCCTCCAGCCCGTTTCGGACACTGTCTACGTGATCGCTCCGAGCCGAGACGTCGTCGAGGCGTTCATCGACTTCGGCGCCGACGCCGACGGATCTCCCCGTGTCCGGATCCTCAGTGAGGAATCGCTCCTGAAGGACGTCCTGAGCGACTTTCTCGTCGCGAGTAACGCGGCCGCCCTCGTCGACGACGGCGTGCTCGACCTCCGCGTGACCGACGACCGATTCGAGAACACGCTTCTCGTGACCGAATCGTCGGTCGTCGCCGTCGTCGCCGCGGGCGACCACGTCGCCGGCCTGACCACCGACGACGCGGCGTTCGTCCGGAGCGCGAACGAAACGTACACCGACTCCTTCGAGGCGTCCGAACCGTTCGCCCTCCGAACGCCGTCTATATCGGCGGTTCGCGACTCGCTCGAATCCGAGTTCGGCGCAGACGTTCGAGCCGATTTCGATGCGGTCCTCGAATCGCTCCGGGACGCCGACGGAAAGGAGACGACCCTGGACGAGGTGACCGTCAGCCTGCTCGTCGCCGCGAAGCACGACGTGCTTCTGTACGATATCTCGAAGTGGGGGGAGGACGTCGGCGTGGCCAGCAAAGCGACGTTCTCGCGGACGAAGACCGAACTGGAAGACATCGGTCTGATCGAGACCGAAAAAGTACCGATCGACGTCGGTCGTCCGCGACTCCGACTGCGACTCGGCGACGACCGACTGGTCGAAGCGGACGTGGACCAACTCGCGGCCGTCGCACGGGACATCCTCGAATGA
- the purF gene encoding amidophosphoribosyltransferase yields MPDGRDPSTPTPGRETTNAESSTAEPPSLTPAAGAPPGADRSGPTEKCGVVGVALDDRAASRPLYYSLYALQHRGQESAGIVTHDGFQQHSHVEMGLVGDAFDESDLDSLAGQTGIGHVRYPTSGGVNASCAQPFSVSFKSGSLGLSHNGNLVNADEIRAELANLGHAFTSDGDTEVIAHDLARNLLEADLVRAVKRTMDRIHGSYALTIMHDETVLAVRDPEGNRPLCIGELEDGYVVASESAAIDTLDGELVRDVRPGELVVLEPDGSGFDSYQLVEREDTAHCFFEHVYFARPDSVIDDTLVYQARRNLGRKLWAESGIETDVVMPVPDSGRAFASGYAEAANETTATGEERPADEEAVEFAEGLMKNRYVGRTFIMPTQDERERAVRLKLNPIKSTIEGKSVTIIDDSIVRGTTSRQLVSLLKDAGAEEVHVRIGAPPIVAPCYMGIDMASREELIAADRSIEEIREEIHADSLGYLSIDAIADVLGESRLDLCLGCVTGEYPYDIDGEDTDRDVQRPVIGDGATASADD; encoded by the coding sequence ATGCCTGACGGGCGGGACCCATCGACCCCCACACCCGGACGTGAGACGACGAACGCGGAGTCATCGACCGCCGAACCGCCGAGCCTCACTCCAGCGGCGGGGGCGCCGCCGGGCGCGGACCGCTCCGGGCCGACCGAGAAGTGTGGTGTCGTCGGCGTCGCGCTCGACGACCGCGCCGCGTCGCGCCCGTTGTACTACTCGCTGTACGCGCTCCAGCACCGCGGCCAGGAATCCGCGGGAATCGTCACCCACGACGGCTTCCAGCAACACAGCCACGTCGAGATGGGCCTCGTCGGCGACGCGTTCGACGAGTCCGACCTCGATTCCCTGGCGGGTCAGACCGGGATCGGTCACGTCCGCTATCCCACCTCGGGCGGCGTCAACGCCTCCTGCGCCCAACCCTTCTCCGTCTCGTTCAAGTCGGGATCGCTCGGCCTCTCGCACAACGGCAACCTCGTCAACGCCGACGAGATCCGAGCCGAACTGGCGAACCTCGGCCACGCCTTCACCTCCGACGGCGACACGGAGGTCATCGCCCACGACCTCGCCCGGAACCTGCTCGAAGCCGACCTCGTCCGCGCCGTCAAGCGGACGATGGACCGCATCCACGGCTCTTACGCGCTGACGATCATGCACGACGAGACCGTGCTCGCGGTTCGGGACCCGGAGGGGAATCGACCGCTCTGCATCGGCGAACTGGAAGACGGCTACGTCGTCGCCTCCGAGTCCGCCGCGATCGATACCCTCGACGGCGAACTCGTCCGCGACGTTCGGCCGGGCGAACTCGTCGTCCTCGAACCCGACGGCTCCGGATTCGACTCCTATCAACTCGTCGAGCGCGAGGACACCGCGCACTGCTTCTTCGAGCACGTCTACTTCGCCCGCCCCGACTCCGTCATCGACGACACGCTCGTCTACCAGGCGCGACGAAACCTCGGCCGGAAACTCTGGGCGGAGTCGGGCATCGAGACCGACGTCGTGATGCCCGTCCCCGACTCCGGACGCGCGTTCGCCTCCGGCTACGCCGAGGCGGCCAACGAGACGACGGCGACGGGCGAGGAACGCCCCGCAGACGAGGAGGCCGTCGAGTTCGCCGAGGGCCTGATGAAGAACCGCTACGTCGGCCGGACGTTCATTATGCCGACCCAGGACGAGCGCGAGCGCGCGGTTCGGCTGAAGCTCAATCCGATCAAGAGCACCATCGAGGGGAAGTCGGTCACCATCATCGACGACAGCATCGTCCGGGGGACGACCTCCCGGCAACTCGTCTCGCTGTTGAAAGACGCCGGCGCGGAGGAGGTCCACGTCCGGATCGGCGCGCCGCCGATCGTCGCGCCGTGTTACATGGGGATCGACATGGCCTCCCGCGAAGAACTCATCGCCGCGGACCGGTCGATAGAGGAGATCCGCGAGGAGATCCACGCGGACAGTCTCGGCTACCTCTCTATCGACGCCATCGCCGACGTGCTCGGCGAGTCTCGCCTCGATCTCTGTCTCGGCTGCGTGACCGGCGAGTACCCCTACGACATCGACGGCGAGGACACCGACCGCGACGTACAGCGCCCGGTCATCGGCGACGGCGCGACCGCCAGCGCTGACGACTGA
- a CDS encoding MoaD/ThiS family protein encodes MAQSQSALETTQTTVEVRATGHVRDALGTPELSFTFEGDTLREFAEAFFAEYDVRDLVIAETEAESTTRGWAPIDADDVPGDLRKNPDGEQTRAYARILVNGRFNENLAGFDTKLTEGDRVALVNPFLFCL; translated from the coding sequence ATGGCTCAGTCGCAGTCCGCCCTGGAGACGACACAGACGACCGTCGAAGTCCGCGCGACGGGGCACGTCCGCGACGCGCTCGGGACGCCGGAACTCTCGTTCACGTTCGAGGGCGACACGCTCAGGGAGTTCGCCGAGGCCTTCTTCGCCGAGTACGACGTCCGCGACCTCGTGATCGCCGAGACGGAAGCGGAGTCGACGACCCGCGGGTGGGCGCCGATCGACGCCGACGACGTCCCGGGCGACCTCCGAAAGAACCCGGACGGCGAGCAGACCCGGGCGTACGCCCGGATCCTCGTCAACGGTCGGTTCAACGAGAACCTGGCGGGGTTCGACACGAAACTGACCGAGGGCGATCGGGTCGCGCTGGTCAACCCGTTCTTGTTCTGTCTGTGA
- a CDS encoding DUF63 family protein, with product MSTVAERVGVAPERLWAGGVAGALVALVAGALLFPETVYDGFIWHYFWGPVQADANSAVCAVRPGSTVQYIYDSGACANAAEPVAYPGYTLVSEVGYMVTLLVALIGVVFLLRRLDLGTDRKFFYALVPFVFFGGALRVVEDANDAVPAAEALISYPLNTLFISPIIYFTVFAMTLVAVVAAVWAARAGIVERYDRLLFGIGWAVLFATLAYLFWLVLTGAEGVEFYPQVLGVVLLGSTLAAGISWVLIERFAPTVNEGTRWIGFVILWGHAVDGVANVVGLDWMPALGAGRNLIPKHPVNEFVVNVTGSVLPPSILAVTGDTWPFLVVKLLAATFVLWVFEEEIFEESPRYTMLLLVAVLAVGLGPGTRDMLRATFGV from the coding sequence ATGTCAACAGTCGCCGAACGGGTCGGCGTCGCGCCGGAGCGGCTCTGGGCCGGCGGGGTCGCGGGCGCGCTCGTCGCACTCGTCGCCGGAGCGCTGCTCTTCCCGGAGACCGTTTACGACGGATTCATCTGGCACTACTTCTGGGGCCCCGTCCAGGCCGACGCGAACTCGGCGGTCTGTGCGGTCCGCCCGGGGAGCACGGTGCAGTACATCTACGATTCGGGGGCGTGTGCGAACGCCGCCGAACCCGTCGCCTACCCGGGGTACACGCTCGTCTCGGAAGTCGGCTATATGGTCACGCTGCTCGTCGCGCTCATCGGCGTCGTGTTCCTGCTGCGACGGCTCGATCTGGGCACGGACAGGAAGTTCTTCTACGCGCTCGTGCCGTTCGTGTTCTTCGGCGGCGCGCTCCGCGTCGTCGAGGACGCGAACGACGCCGTGCCCGCCGCGGAGGCGCTCATCAGTTACCCCCTCAACACCCTGTTCATCAGCCCGATCATCTACTTCACCGTCTTCGCTATGACCCTCGTCGCCGTCGTCGCCGCCGTCTGGGCTGCACGCGCGGGGATCGTCGAGCGGTACGATCGGCTGCTGTTCGGGATCGGATGGGCGGTGCTGTTCGCTACCCTCGCGTATCTCTTCTGGCTCGTGCTCACCGGGGCCGAGGGCGTCGAGTTCTACCCGCAGGTCCTCGGCGTCGTTCTCCTCGGCTCCACGCTGGCTGCGGGGATCTCGTGGGTGCTGATCGAGCGGTTCGCACCGACCGTGAACGAAGGCACTCGGTGGATCGGCTTCGTCATCCTCTGGGGACACGCGGTCGACGGAGTCGCCAACGTCGTCGGACTCGACTGGATGCCCGCGCTCGGCGCCGGTCGGAACCTGATCCCGAAACACCCCGTCAACGAGTTCGTCGTCAACGTCACCGGCTCTGTGCTCCCGCCGTCGATCCTGGCAGTCACGGGCGACACCTGGCCGTTCCTCGTCGTGAAACTCCTCGCGGCGACGTTCGTGCTCTGGGTGTTCGAAGAGGAGATCTTCGAGGAGAGCCCCCGGTACACGATGCTGCTCCTCGTCGCCGTGCTCGCCGTCGGACTCGGGCCCGGGACGCGCGATATGCTTCGGGCGACGTTCGGCGTGTAA
- a CDS encoding HAD family hydrolase, producing the protein MTDRPPFETTPLDEFDTVVWDLDGTLVRLLVDWDVVTGDVATVFETAGVDAGGIDLWEMLDLADESGLRDDVEAVIGDYERTGAERSERLPHAEFVGRFDAEGVCSLNAEHACRIALDVHDLASHVDAVVGRDTVATRKPDPAPLLETLNRLGADPDDAVFVGDSVRDAEAARRAGVAFRYVEAEEAIDDRPTE; encoded by the coding sequence ATGACCGATCGGCCGCCCTTCGAGACGACGCCGCTCGACGAGTTCGACACCGTCGTCTGGGACTTAGACGGGACACTCGTTCGACTCCTCGTCGACTGGGACGTCGTGACCGGAGACGTCGCGACCGTCTTCGAGACGGCAGGCGTCGACGCCGGCGGGATCGACCTCTGGGAGATGCTCGATCTCGCGGACGAGTCGGGCCTGCGCGACGACGTCGAGGCCGTCATCGGCGACTACGAACGGACCGGCGCGGAGCGCTCGGAGCGACTCCCGCACGCGGAGTTCGTCGGTCGGTTCGACGCCGAGGGCGTCTGCTCGCTGAACGCCGAACACGCCTGTCGGATCGCGCTCGACGTCCACGACCTCGCGTCCCACGTCGACGCCGTGGTCGGCCGCGACACCGTCGCGACCAGAAAGCCGGACCCCGCGCCGCTCCTCGAAACGCTCAACCGACTGGGTGCGGATCCGGACGACGCCGTGTTCGTCGGCGACTCGGTTCGAGACGCGGAGGCCGCTCGGCGGGCCGGCGTCGCCTTCCGCTACGTCGAGGCCGAGGAAGCGATCGACGACCGTCCGACTGAGTAG
- a CDS encoding YcaO-like family protein produces MTYEIELVGSGPAATAATAAFDDVDASVVSDAEDPALVLAVVPAGSEATAGLDRYERVVTVEIGGVGGHVVDALDAAVSVFGPTGADFADLRARVAATTESDGSPTGDRSAVRLAGAIAGRRAVALLAGDDTVAGTVVDVVGAGVAGEHRVLPVPDPDSRDRAVRWDHREVAVDDSLARAERALDERTGIVAQVGERESFPIPYYLAQTADTTGFSDVRAAEFAAGVDPDWDIAFMKALGEALERYCAGVYRRSEFTVAPAQTRSSPVAPTRFVRPDGWEAADAETPIPWVDGVDLRTEAAVSLPAEFVHYPPPRERHKPAITTGLGLGNSGTEALLSGLYEVVERDATMLAWYSSFEPLELAVSDPTYEELRKRARAEDLSVTALLVTQDVDVPVVAAAVHREGEWPRFAVGSGASLDPFDAARSALAEALQNWMELRSMGSEQAAAEDGAIGEYADFPEVAREFVDADASVPAESVGPADVPTGAAELDAAIDRVAEAGLDAYAARTTTADVASLGFEAVRVLVPDAQPLFQGDPFFGERARTVPAELGFEADLDRAYHPFP; encoded by the coding sequence GTGACATACGAGATCGAACTCGTCGGAAGCGGTCCGGCGGCGACAGCCGCGACCGCCGCCTTCGACGACGTCGACGCGAGCGTCGTTTCGGACGCCGAGGACCCGGCGTTGGTACTCGCCGTCGTGCCGGCCGGGAGCGAAGCCACGGCCGGTCTCGACCGGTACGAACGAGTGGTGACCGTCGAAATCGGCGGCGTCGGCGGCCACGTCGTCGACGCGCTCGACGCCGCCGTCTCCGTGTTCGGCCCGACCGGTGCCGACTTCGCCGACCTCCGCGCGCGGGTCGCGGCGACGACCGAGTCGGACGGGTCGCCGACGGGAGACCGGAGCGCCGTCAGACTGGCCGGCGCGATCGCCGGCCGGCGCGCGGTCGCGCTGCTCGCGGGGGACGACACTGTCGCCGGGACCGTCGTCGACGTCGTCGGAGCCGGCGTGGCCGGGGAGCACCGGGTCCTCCCGGTTCCCGACCCGGACTCGCGGGATCGGGCGGTGCGGTGGGACCACCGGGAAGTCGCCGTCGACGACTCGCTGGCACGCGCGGAGCGAGCGCTCGACGAGCGCACGGGAATCGTCGCGCAGGTCGGCGAACGCGAGTCGTTCCCGATCCCCTACTACCTCGCCCAGACGGCCGACACCACCGGGTTCAGCGACGTTCGCGCCGCCGAGTTCGCCGCCGGCGTCGACCCCGACTGGGATATCGCCTTTATGAAGGCGCTCGGCGAGGCGCTCGAACGGTACTGCGCCGGCGTCTACCGCCGCTCGGAGTTCACCGTCGCACCGGCTCAAACGCGGTCCTCGCCGGTCGCACCGACGCGGTTCGTCCGTCCGGACGGGTGGGAGGCGGCCGACGCGGAGACGCCGATCCCGTGGGTCGACGGTGTCGACCTCCGAACGGAGGCGGCGGTGTCGCTGCCGGCGGAGTTCGTCCACTACCCGCCGCCGAGAGAGCGGCACAAGCCGGCGATCACGACGGGGCTTGGGCTCGGCAACTCCGGGACGGAGGCGCTGCTCTCGGGGCTCTACGAGGTCGTCGAGCGCGACGCGACGATGCTCGCGTGGTACTCCTCGTTCGAACCGCTGGAACTCGCGGTCTCCGATCCGACCTACGAGGAACTCCGAAAGCGGGCGCGCGCCGAGGACCTGTCGGTAACGGCGCTCTTAGTCACGCAGGACGTCGACGTTCCCGTGGTCGCCGCGGCGGTCCATCGCGAGGGCGAGTGGCCGCGGTTCGCCGTCGGCTCCGGCGCGTCGCTCGATCCGTTCGACGCCGCACGCTCGGCACTCGCGGAGGCGCTGCAGAACTGGATGGAGTTGCGGTCGATGGGCAGCGAGCAGGCCGCCGCCGAGGACGGCGCGATCGGCGAGTACGCGGACTTCCCAGAGGTCGCGCGCGAGTTCGTCGACGCCGACGCCAGCGTGCCGGCCGAGAGCGTCGGCCCCGCGGACGTGCCGACGGGAGCGGCCGAACTCGACGCGGCGATCGATCGGGTCGCCGAGGCCGGCCTCGACGCCTACGCCGCGCGGACGACGACCGCGGACGTCGCTTCGCTCGGGTTCGAGGCCGTTCGCGTGCTGGTTCCCGACGCGCAACCGCTGTTCCAGGGGGACCCGTTCTTCGGGGAGCGAGCGCGGACGGTGCCCGCGGAGTTGGGCTTCGAGGCGGATCTCGACCGGGCGTACCATCCGTTCCCGTGA